The Streptococcus sp. S5 genome contains a region encoding:
- the tnpA gene encoding IS200/IS605 family transposase: protein MAQKAHSLSHTKWMCKYHIVFTPKYRRKVIYNQYRSSLGEIFHRLCSYKGVEIIEGHLMPDHVHMLVSIPPRISVASFMGYLKGKSALMMFDKHANLKYKFGNRHFWAEGYYVSTVGLNEATIKKYIQEQERKDIALDKLSVKEYEDPFRDSGK from the coding sequence ATGGCTCAAAAAGCACATAGTTTATCACACACAAAATGGATGTGTAAATATCACATTGTGTTCACCCCTAAGTATAGACGAAAAGTGATCTATAATCAATATCGAAGTAGTTTGGGAGAAATATTCCATAGATTATGTAGTTATAAAGGTGTTGAGATTATCGAAGGCCATTTAATGCCAGATCATGTTCATATGTTGGTAAGCATTCCACCTAGAATTAGTGTTGCAAGCTTCATGGGATATTTAAAAGGTAAAAGTGCTCTAATGATGTTCGATAAACACGCAAATCTGAAATATAAGTTTGGAAATCGACATTTTTGGGCAGAGGGATATTATGTAAGTACAGTTGGCCTCAATGAAGCCACAATAAAGAAATACATTCAGGAACAAGAGCGAAAAGATATTGCTTTAGATAAGTTGAGTGTAAAAGAATATGAAGATCCCTTTAGGGATAGTGGCAAGTAG
- a CDS encoding HU family DNA-binding protein — protein MANKQDLIAKVAEATELTKKDSAAAVDAVFAAVSEYLSKGEKVQLIGFGNFEVRERAARKGRNPQTGKEIKIAASKVPAFKAGKALKEAVK, from the coding sequence ATGGCTAACAAACAAGATTTGATCGCAAAAGTGGCAGAAGCTACAGAATTGACTAAAAAAGATTCAGCAGCAGCTGTTGACGCTGTATTCGCAGCAGTTTCAGAATACCTTTCAAAAGGTGAAAAAGTTCAATTGATCGGTTTCGGTAACTTCGAAGTTCGTGAACGTGCAGCTCGTAAAGGTCGCAACCCACAAACTGGTAAAGAAATCAAAATCGCAGCTTCTAAAGTTCCAGCATTCAAAGCTGGTAAAGCTCTTAAAGAAGCAGTTAAATAA
- a CDS encoding DegV family protein, which translates to MANIKIVTDSSITIEPEVVEEYGITIVPLSVMVDGVLYSDSELGEGDFLRLMQSSKNLPKTSQPPVGVFAEVYEKLAADGAHIVSIHMSHALSGTVEAARQGATLSGADVTVIDSGFTDQAMKFQVVEAAKLAKDGADLDTVLARIEEVKEKTELYIGVSTLENLVKGGRIGRVTGLLSSLLNIRVVMQMKDHQLEPIVKGRGNKTFKKWLDELVEKLSHSKVAEIGISYAGTPEWANEMKAQLQSLVENAIPVLETGSIIQTHTGENAFAVLVRYE; encoded by the coding sequence ATGGCAAATATTAAAATAGTTACAGACTCATCTATTACAATTGAGCCTGAAGTGGTTGAAGAATATGGCATTACCATTGTGCCACTTTCTGTTATGGTGGATGGAGTCCTTTATTCCGACAGTGAGTTGGGCGAAGGGGACTTCTTGCGCTTAATGCAGTCTAGCAAAAATCTTCCAAAGACCAGCCAACCACCCGTTGGAGTCTTTGCGGAGGTGTATGAAAAGTTAGCAGCAGACGGAGCTCATATCGTTTCAATTCATATGTCTCATGCCTTGTCAGGAACCGTAGAGGCGGCTCGTCAAGGGGCAACCTTGTCAGGAGCAGATGTTACTGTGATTGATAGTGGCTTTACAGACCAAGCCATGAAGTTCCAGGTGGTTGAGGCAGCCAAGTTGGCCAAAGACGGAGCTGATTTAGACACTGTCTTGGCTCGCATCGAAGAAGTCAAAGAAAAGACAGAGTTGTATATCGGTGTTTCTACCTTGGAAAATCTGGTTAAAGGTGGGCGCATTGGCCGTGTTACCGGACTTTTGAGCTCCCTTCTTAACATCCGTGTCGTGATGCAAATGAAGGACCATCAGTTGGAACCAATTGTCAAGGGCCGTGGAAACAAGACCTTTAAGAAGTGGTTGGATGAATTGGTAGAGAAACTTTCCCATAGTAAGGTGGCTGAGATCGGGATTTCTTACGCAGGGACACCAGAATGGGCCAATGAAATGAAGGCTCAGTTGCAATCGCTCGTTGAAAATGCGATCCCAGTTCTCGAAACTGGATCGATTATTCAAACCCATACAGGTGAGAATGCATTTGCAGTTTTGGTGCGCTACGAATAA
- a CDS encoding metallophosphoesterase, with product MSTYFVVGDIHGKAQMLEELMTEWDGKSQLVFLGDLIDRGENSKRSIEIVKDYVDHHGAVCLSGNHEYMFLAWLDNPEERYDHYRRNGGDTTINSLLGRPLDAPVDGIADAQAVENAVPDLVAFIRSLPFDYETETYYFVHAGVDLTLENWRETSDYQKVWIRKPFHEAENHTGKWIVFGHTPVYGLLNKPVGTENLWISDQKMGVDGGAVYGGVLHGLLLDDQGIVQDHVLHNTGFSAADD from the coding sequence ATGTCAACATACTTTGTAGTCGGAGATATTCACGGAAAAGCACAAATGCTAGAAGAGCTCATGACAGAGTGGGATGGAAAATCTCAATTGGTCTTTTTAGGAGATTTGATAGATCGAGGCGAAAACAGCAAACGATCGATTGAAATTGTAAAAGACTACGTAGACCATCACGGAGCTGTTTGCCTTTCCGGAAATCACGAGTACATGTTTTTAGCCTGGTTGGACAATCCAGAAGAGCGTTATGATCACTACCGAAGAAATGGTGGCGATACGACCATCAACTCTCTGTTAGGCCGGCCACTCGATGCTCCTGTAGATGGCATTGCGGATGCGCAAGCAGTAGAAAATGCCGTTCCTGACTTGGTGGCTTTCATCCGTAGTTTGCCTTTTGACTACGAGACAGAGACCTATTATTTTGTCCACGCTGGTGTGGATCTAACCCTTGAAAATTGGCGGGAAACCAGTGATTACCAAAAAGTCTGGATTCGAAAACCATTCCATGAAGCAGAGAATCATACAGGCAAATGGATCGTCTTTGGCCATACACCAGTCTATGGACTGCTCAATAAGCCAGTCGGTACTGAAAATCTTTGGATTTCAGATCAAAAAATGGGCGTCGATGGGGGCGCTGTCTATGGTGGAGTCCTTCATGGATTGCTCTTGGATGATCAAGGCATTGTCCAAGACCATGTCCTTCACAATACAGGTTTTTCTGCCGCAGACGATTGA
- the recN gene encoding DNA repair protein RecN → MLLEISIKNFAIIEEISLNFEKGMTVLTGETGAGKSIIIDAMNMMLGSRATTDVIRHGAPKAEIEGLFTVESNRHLTALFEEQGLEWTDELIIRREILQNGRSVSRINGQMVNLSVLKAVGQHLVDIHGQHDQEELMRPQLHIAMLDEFGDAAFFQTKDAYRQTFEDYKRLRKQVVELQRNQQENKARIEMLEFQIAEIEAAALEVDEDLRLEQERQRLLNHKMIADTLTNAYTMLDAEEFSSLSNVRSAMNDLESIEEYDPSYKELSSQLSETFYALEDITKRLEDVVDGLEFDGNRLMQVESRLDLIHSITRKYGGQVKDVLEYLAQITKEYSLLTGSDLSSEDMEKELKRLEKSLVTLAQDLSDQRHTLAQALENEIQQELADLYMDKARFQVRFSKAKFNREGNEAVEFYISTNPGEDFKPLVKVASGGELSRLMLAIKSAFSRKEGKTSIVFDEVDTGVSGRVAQAIAAKIHKIGQNGQVLAISHLPQVIAAADYQFYIEKISDEHSTVSTVRLLNREERIEEIAKMLAGEDLTEAARQQAEQLLKR, encoded by the coding sequence ATGCTATTAGAAATTTCGATTAAGAACTTTGCCATTATCGAAGAGATTTCCTTAAATTTTGAAAAGGGAATGACGGTACTGACAGGGGAAACAGGTGCAGGGAAATCCATCATTATCGATGCCATGAACATGATGCTGGGAAGCCGCGCAACGACGGACGTCATTCGACATGGAGCCCCAAAAGCGGAAATCGAAGGTCTCTTCACCGTTGAGAGCAATCGCCATCTGACAGCTCTCTTTGAAGAGCAAGGACTAGAGTGGACCGATGAATTGATCATTCGCCGAGAGATCTTGCAAAATGGACGAAGTGTCAGCCGGATCAATGGTCAAATGGTGAATTTATCTGTCTTAAAGGCAGTCGGTCAACATTTGGTGGACATCCATGGCCAGCATGATCAGGAAGAACTCATGCGGCCCCAATTGCATATCGCTATGCTGGATGAATTTGGGGATGCAGCCTTTTTCCAAACCAAAGACGCTTATCGTCAGACCTTCGAAGACTACAAACGCCTGCGCAAACAAGTGGTGGAACTCCAGCGCAACCAGCAGGAAAACAAGGCTCGTATCGAGATGTTGGAGTTTCAAATTGCAGAGATTGAGGCAGCTGCCTTGGAAGTGGATGAGGACCTGCGTCTGGAGCAAGAACGCCAACGCCTGCTCAATCACAAGATGATTGCAGATACCCTAACCAATGCCTATACCATGCTGGATGCAGAAGAGTTTTCGAGCCTCTCCAATGTTCGCTCAGCCATGAATGATCTGGAAAGCATTGAAGAATATGATCCCAGCTACAAAGAGCTCTCAAGCCAGCTATCTGAAACCTTCTATGCCCTTGAGGATATTACCAAGCGCTTAGAAGATGTAGTAGATGGTCTGGAGTTTGATGGCAATCGCCTCATGCAGGTGGAATCACGTTTAGATTTGATCCACTCCATCACGCGCAAGTATGGTGGCCAAGTCAAGGACGTCTTGGAATACCTGGCGCAAATCACCAAAGAATATAGCCTCCTCACCGGAAGTGACCTCTCGTCTGAGGACATGGAAAAAGAACTCAAACGTCTAGAAAAGAGCTTGGTCACCTTGGCTCAAGATTTGAGTGATCAGCGGCATACTCTGGCCCAAGCTTTGGAAAATGAAATCCAGCAAGAATTGGCAGATCTCTACATGGACAAGGCGCGCTTTCAAGTACGTTTTAGTAAGGCTAAGTTTAATCGCGAGGGAAATGAAGCTGTCGAATTTTACATTTCGACCAACCCAGGTGAGGACTTTAAACCCCTTGTCAAGGTAGCATCTGGCGGAGAATTGTCACGTTTGATGTTGGCTATTAAGTCTGCTTTTTCTCGAAAAGAAGGAAAAACCAGTATCGTCTTTGACGAGGTGGATACAGGAGTCTCTGGGCGCGTGGCTCAAGCCATCGCAGCGAAAATTCATAAGATTGGTCAAAATGGCCAGGTGCTTGCCATTTCTCACTTGCCGCAAGTCATCGCTGCAGCAGATTATCAATTCTATATTGAGAAAATCAGTGATGAACACTCAACTGTATCTACTGTGCGTTTGCTCAATAGAGAAGAACGAATCGAAGAAATTGCCAAGATGCTGGCAGGAGAGGATCTAACGGAAGCTGCCCGTCAACAAGCAGAGCAACTTCTCAAGCGATAA
- a CDS encoding arginine repressor — protein sequence MKSKNIRLEKIRRFIRDHEVGTQEEIVEHLKEEGISATQATVSRDIKELGIVKRPLKDMTYVYELPRKHHQGIGMIESNILSHRRMGEYVNFTMVPGTAPLVKRRLREIYKEHIFSIVADDDTILLIAYSAPEAENILKSIFGW from the coding sequence ATGAAGAGTAAGAATATCAGATTAGAAAAAATTCGTCGCTTCATTCGCGATCATGAAGTGGGGACGCAAGAAGAGATCGTCGAACATTTGAAAGAAGAAGGCATCTCAGCAACCCAAGCGACAGTATCACGGGATATCAAAGAATTGGGCATCGTAAAACGCCCTCTGAAAGATATGACCTATGTCTATGAATTGCCACGTAAGCACCACCAAGGGATCGGGATGATCGAAAGCAATATCTTGTCTCATCGTCGGATGGGAGAATATGTCAATTTCACCATGGTTCCAGGGACAGCTCCTTTAGTTAAACGTCGCTTGCGGGAGATTTATAAGGAGCATATCTTTAGTATTGTTGCAGATGATGATACGATCTTGTTGATTGCTTATTCCGCACCAGAAGCAGAGAATATCCTCAAATCAATCTTTGGGTGGTAA
- a CDS encoding TlyA family RNA methyltransferase, protein MAKERVDVLAYKQGLFDTREQAKRGVMAGLVVAVINGERFDKPGEKIDEATELKLKGEKLKYVSRGGLKLEKALNHFGLSVEGKIAIDIGASTGGFTDVMLQNGASQVFSVDVGTNQLAWKLRNDPRVVSMEQFNFRYAEPDDFEATPSFASIDVSFISLDLILPALHRILADNGQVVALVKPQFEAGREQIGKNGIIKDPKIHLAVLKKVATFAGTHGFAVMGVDYSPIQGGHGNIEFLMYLEKKEEKTKPTTEQLEAVVELAHKEFKHEE, encoded by the coding sequence ATGGCTAAGGAAAGAGTGGATGTATTAGCCTATAAACAAGGCCTATTTGATACCCGCGAACAAGCCAAAAGAGGGGTGATGGCAGGCCTTGTCGTTGCCGTTATCAATGGTGAGCGCTTTGATAAACCGGGTGAAAAAATTGATGAAGCAACCGAGTTGAAATTAAAAGGTGAAAAGCTCAAATATGTCAGCCGGGGCGGTCTTAAATTAGAAAAAGCCTTGAACCACTTCGGTTTATCTGTAGAGGGTAAAATTGCGATTGATATCGGGGCTTCTACAGGTGGCTTTACAGATGTCATGCTGCAAAATGGAGCCAGCCAGGTCTTTTCGGTGGATGTCGGGACCAATCAGTTGGCCTGGAAATTGCGCAATGATCCTCGGGTGGTCTCGATGGAGCAGTTCAATTTCCGCTATGCCGAGCCAGATGATTTTGAAGCGACACCGAGCTTTGCGAGTATCGATGTCAGCTTTATTTCCTTGGACTTAATTCTGCCAGCCCTTCACCGGATTTTGGCAGATAATGGACAAGTCGTGGCCTTGGTGAAACCTCAGTTTGAAGCAGGGCGCGAGCAGATCGGAAAAAATGGGATCATTAAGGATCCTAAGATTCATTTAGCGGTCCTTAAAAAGGTCGCTACATTTGCAGGGACACATGGCTTTGCGGTAATGGGAGTAGATTATTCCCCTATCCAAGGAGGCCATGGCAACATCGAATTTTTGATGTATCTAGAAAAAAAAGAAGAGAAAACAAAGCCGACTACAGAGCAGCTGGAGGCTGTTGTGGAGCTGGCACACAAGGAATTTAAACATGAAGAGTAA
- a CDS encoding polyprenyl synthetase family protein, which yields MRQEEKRNRVEQAVRSFYEEKAVAPHLVESVLYSIQAGGKRLRPMLLLELLEAFGLELTEAHFQVAGALEMIHTGSLIHDDLPAMDNDDYRRGQLTNHKKFGEDLAILAGDALFLDPFGMIAASALPDAVKVSLILELSDASGSRGMVAGQVLDMEGEHKQLTLAELQTIHANKTGRLLAYPFIAAGLILELQADIGRLLEKIGKKLGLAFQVRDDILDLVADFEALGKTPQKDLVAEKSTYPALLGLEESKALLTSELDACEDLLDQITAACDFDPRAIKKLIEGLRIDG from the coding sequence ATGAGACAAGAAGAAAAACGAAATAGAGTAGAGCAAGCAGTTCGCTCTTTTTATGAGGAGAAAGCCGTCGCCCCCCATTTAGTGGAGTCGGTCCTGTATTCGATCCAGGCAGGCGGAAAACGCCTGCGCCCCATGCTCCTTCTAGAATTGTTAGAGGCCTTTGGACTGGAATTGACGGAGGCTCACTTTCAAGTGGCAGGAGCTTTGGAGATGATCCATACAGGAAGCCTTATTCACGATGATCTGCCTGCCATGGACAATGATGATTACCGTCGGGGACAATTGACCAATCATAAGAAATTCGGAGAAGACCTGGCGATTTTAGCAGGGGATGCGCTTTTTCTCGATCCCTTTGGGATGATAGCTGCGAGTGCCCTTCCTGATGCGGTCAAGGTCTCTTTGATCCTTGAATTGTCGGATGCATCCGGAAGTCGTGGAATGGTAGCTGGCCAAGTCCTTGATATGGAAGGGGAGCACAAACAGCTAACTCTAGCAGAGTTGCAGACTATCCATGCCAATAAGACAGGACGCCTCCTTGCCTATCCTTTCATCGCAGCCGGTTTGATTTTAGAGTTGCAAGCAGACATTGGTCGGCTCTTAGAAAAAATCGGGAAAAAATTAGGCCTGGCTTTTCAAGTGCGGGATGATATTTTGGATTTGGTCGCTGATTTTGAAGCTTTGGGGAAGACCCCTCAAAAGGACTTGGTAGCTGAAAAATCGACCTATCCAGCCCTGTTGGGATTGGAAGAATCAAAAGCTTTGCTGACAAGTGAATTAGACGCTTGCGAGGACTTGTTGGATCAGATTACAGCTGCTTGCGACTTTGATCCGCGAGCGATCAAGAAATTAATAGAAGGATTACGAATAGATGGCTAA
- a CDS encoding exodeoxyribonuclease VII small subunit, translating into MSKEKKFEENLADLEAIVQKLESGDVALEEAITEFQKGMKLSKELQDTLDQAEKTLVKVMQADGTEADLA; encoded by the coding sequence ATGTCGAAAGAAAAGAAATTTGAAGAAAATTTAGCAGATTTGGAAGCCATCGTCCAAAAATTGGAAAGTGGGGATGTGGCTCTTGAAGAAGCTATTACAGAATTCCAAAAAGGAATGAAGTTGTCAAAAGAATTGCAAGATACCTTGGATCAAGCAGAGAAAACCTTGGTCAAGGTCATGCAGGCAGATGGTACTGAAGCGGATCTAGCATGA
- the xseA gene encoding exodeoxyribonuclease VII large subunit — protein sequence MSNYLSVSSLTKYLKLKFDKDPYLERVYLTGQVSNFRKRPNHQYFSLKDEKAVIQATVWAGVYRSFGFELEEGMKINVIGRIQLYEPSGSYSIVIEKAEPDGVGALAIQFEQLKKKLTEEGLFQDRWKQALPQFPRKIGVITSQSGAVIRDIITTVSRRFPGVEIVLYPTKVQGEGASSEVVANIQRANQRDDLDVLIIGRGGGSIEDLWAFNEEAVVRAIFESRISIISSVGHETDTTLADFVADRRAATPTAAAELATPVTKLDLLSHLQKQENRMATAMSNRLAYNRERLAKLSQSVIFRQPERLYDGYLQKIDQLQLRLKQGMRDAYGQGANQLQGLRHRLEATSPLHRIERYQDRLLQDKRILTNRMEQVLKEQKIKVQGLSEALLMLDTSRIIARGYAMVKEGDQVLDSVAKVTEGDPLSLIMRDGQLEVEVKHVERKEI from the coding sequence ATGTCCAACTATTTATCCGTATCAAGTTTGACCAAATATTTGAAATTAAAATTTGATAAGGATCCCTATTTGGAAAGGGTTTATCTGACAGGGCAGGTCTCCAATTTCCGAAAACGTCCCAACCACCAGTATTTCTCTCTAAAGGATGAAAAGGCTGTGATTCAGGCGACGGTCTGGGCTGGGGTTTATCGAAGCTTTGGTTTTGAGCTAGAAGAAGGCATGAAGATCAATGTCATCGGTCGCATTCAGCTCTATGAGCCAAGTGGGAGTTATTCCATTGTCATTGAAAAGGCTGAACCAGATGGGGTAGGGGCCTTGGCCATCCAATTTGAGCAACTCAAGAAAAAGTTGACCGAAGAAGGGCTTTTTCAGGATCGGTGGAAGCAAGCTCTGCCACAATTTCCAAGAAAGATCGGGGTCATCACCAGTCAAAGCGGGGCCGTGATTCGCGATATTATCACAACGGTGAGCCGACGCTTCCCTGGTGTTGAGATTGTGCTCTACCCGACCAAGGTTCAGGGTGAAGGTGCATCTAGTGAGGTGGTTGCTAATATTCAAAGGGCTAACCAACGGGATGATTTGGATGTCTTGATTATCGGTCGTGGGGGTGGTTCAATTGAAGATCTCTGGGCCTTTAATGAAGAAGCAGTGGTGCGAGCCATTTTTGAATCGCGGATTTCGATTATCTCCAGTGTTGGACATGAGACAGATACGACTCTAGCCGATTTTGTAGCAGACCGACGAGCCGCTACTCCGACAGCCGCTGCTGAATTGGCCACTCCAGTAACGAAGTTGGATCTCTTGTCCCATTTACAAAAGCAGGAAAATCGCATGGCAACAGCGATGTCCAATCGCTTGGCCTATAATCGTGAACGCTTGGCAAAATTAAGTCAATCGGTTATTTTTAGACAGCCTGAAAGACTCTATGATGGCTACCTGCAAAAGATTGACCAGTTGCAATTGCGATTGAAACAAGGGATGCGCGATGCTTATGGACAAGGGGCCAATCAGCTGCAAGGTCTGCGTCATCGCTTAGAAGCTACGTCTCCTTTGCATCGCATCGAGCGCTACCAAGACCGCCTGCTCCAAGATAAGAGAATCTTAACCAACCGAATGGAACAAGTCCTAAAAGAGCAAAAGATCAAGGTACAAGGCTTATCAGAAGCCCTCTTGATGCTTGATACCAGTCGGATTATTGCGCGTGGCTATGCCATGGTTAAGGAAGGGGATCAGGTACTAGATTCGGTTGCAAAAGTAACAGAAGGGGACCCGCTGTCACTCATCATGAGAGATGGCCAGTTAGAAGTAGAGGTAAAACATGTCGAAAGAAAAGAAATTTGA
- a CDS encoding type 2 periplasmic-binding domain-containing protein, whose amino-acid sequence MFIEENLGIGLMTDLTLFPEYPNLVKIPLVEEEKTVFYISYAYPNEGEPQARLSSFIERLEKCEK is encoded by the coding sequence GTGTTCATCGAAGAAAATTTGGGAATTGGTCTCATGACGGATCTGACTCTCTTTCCAGAATATCCAAATCTTGTCAAAATTCCGCTGGTTGAAGAGGAAAAAACAGTCTTCTATATTAGTTATGCCTATCCAAATGAAGGGGAACCCCAAGCACGTCTTAGCTCCTTTATTGAACGGTTAGAGAAGTGTGAAAAATAA
- a CDS encoding glycoside hydrolase family 32 protein, translated as MKESIRKANQYIDENREKVDQQYRGAFHLLPPIGWMNDPNGFVYFRGEYHLFYQFYPYDSVWGPMHWGHAKSKDLLHWEELPVALAPSESYDKDGCFSGSAIVKDDKLYLLYTGHVDDEEKREETQCLAVSTDGITFEKLPTNPVIHAQHIEGIADIADFRDPKVFEYQGSYYAVVASKTPDDRGQILLFASSNLVDWAFTSVLLEGEKGQGIMWECPDFFPLDGKWVLILSPIEMERQQEKYWNLNSTVAFIGDMNWETGRFHVDSYDEMDGGLDFYAPQTCQGPNGERYMVAWMQMWHRSIPSHDLAHGWAGSMTLPRKLSLKDGRLVQELPESVNEHFLVEHASETIVKGNQITIPAKGKQTLFELDTKPGRSFILGYGDETDPDSVLQLVYDASQKRFSLSRDQFGHPISGKENPAFQSRWIQLDAEKDHHFSIIRDTNSIEVFVDGKTLSMTFYETSQNPVYTLTADEGVDWVLKTYQE; from the coding sequence ATGAAGGAAAGCATTCGGAAGGCAAATCAGTATATCGATGAAAACAGGGAGAAGGTTGACCAGCAATATAGAGGGGCATTTCATTTGCTCCCTCCAATCGGCTGGATGAACGATCCAAATGGCTTTGTTTATTTCCGTGGGGAATACCATTTGTTTTACCAATTCTATCCCTATGATAGTGTTTGGGGACCCATGCATTGGGGGCATGCCAAATCAAAAGATCTCCTCCATTGGGAAGAATTGCCAGTAGCTTTAGCACCAAGTGAAAGCTATGACAAGGATGGTTGTTTCTCGGGTAGTGCTATTGTGAAAGATGACAAGCTTTATTTGCTGTATACGGGTCATGTAGACGATGAGGAAAAGCGAGAAGAGACGCAGTGTCTTGCGGTTTCGACAGATGGCATTACCTTTGAAAAGTTGCCTACTAATCCAGTGATCCATGCTCAACATATTGAGGGGATCGCAGATATTGCAGATTTTCGTGATCCTAAAGTATTTGAATACCAAGGAAGCTATTACGCTGTCGTTGCTTCTAAGACGCCAGATGATAGAGGTCAAATTCTCCTATTTGCATCAAGTAATCTAGTAGATTGGGCCTTTACATCAGTTCTTTTAGAAGGTGAAAAAGGGCAAGGGATTATGTGGGAGTGTCCCGATTTCTTCCCTTTAGATGGCAAATGGGTCTTGATCCTGTCACCCATTGAAATGGAAAGACAGCAAGAAAAATACTGGAACTTAAATTCGACGGTTGCCTTTATCGGTGACATGAATTGGGAAACAGGGCGCTTTCATGTCGATTCCTATGATGAAATGGATGGTGGTTTGGATTTCTATGCCCCTCAAACTTGTCAAGGACCAAATGGCGAACGATACATGGTTGCCTGGATGCAAATGTGGCACCGGTCTATCCCCAGTCATGATTTAGCTCATGGGTGGGCAGGTAGTATGACTCTTCCAAGAAAATTGTCTCTGAAAGACGGACGATTGGTTCAGGAGTTACCTGAGTCAGTGAACGAACACTTTCTTGTAGAGCATGCGTCAGAAACCATTGTTAAGGGCAATCAGATCACGATCCCAGCGAAAGGGAAACAAACCTTGTTTGAGCTAGATACCAAACCGGGTCGCTCCTTTATCCTTGGATATGGTGATGAAACTGATCCTGATAGTGTCTTGCAATTGGTTTATGATGCCTCTCAAAAACGCTTTAGCTTAAGTCGAGACCAATTTGGGCACCCCATTTCTGGAAAAGAAAATCCAGCATTTCAATCGAGATGGATTCAGTTGGATGCTGAAAAAGATCATCATTTTTCGATCATTCGCGATACCAACTCAATTGAAGTATTCGTGGATGGTAAAACTCTCTCCATGACCTTTTATGAAACGAGTCAGAATCCCGTCTATACCCTCACGGCAGATGAAGGGGTCGATTGGGTCTTGAAAACCTATCAAGAATAG
- a CDS encoding carbohydrate ABC transporter permease, whose product MKRLKPTIILEYVLLILLAGLFLFPMIWMVVSAMKPEADVYKNLTSWKAFLPSFNPADWFKPYQEVLARFSILTYLGNSIFYAGTFALGSIIVNALAGFAFAKINFTGKKILFGFLLALLIIPMETVLIPQFTIINSLGLVNNRLAVIIPGLASVFNIYLFRNFFIAIPEEIIESAKIDGASILRIFFKIMLPMSKPAVATVGVLSFISSWNDYIWPLMVLTDSSKFSMQVAITTINTTQPVYINQVMAVLTISTIPLILVYIVAQKYIIQGLGGSGTGIK is encoded by the coding sequence ATGAAACGTTTAAAACCGACTATTATTTTAGAATATGTTTTATTAATTCTATTAGCAGGCCTCTTTCTATTTCCTATGATCTGGATGGTGGTTTCAGCAATGAAGCCAGAAGCAGATGTGTATAAGAATTTAACAAGTTGGAAAGCATTCTTACCTAGTTTTAATCCAGCTGATTGGTTTAAACCCTACCAAGAGGTTCTTGCCCGTTTTAGTATTCTAACATATCTAGGGAACAGTATTTTTTATGCAGGAACATTTGCACTTGGGTCTATTATAGTAAACGCCTTAGCGGGATTTGCATTTGCAAAAATTAATTTTACAGGTAAAAAAATTCTGTTTGGCTTTTTATTGGCCTTGTTAATCATTCCGATGGAAACAGTGTTGATTCCACAATTTACAATTATTAATTCACTTGGCTTAGTTAATAATCGTTTAGCGGTTATTATCCCTGGATTAGCTAGTGTCTTTAATATTTATCTTTTCCGAAACTTCTTTATTGCCATTCCAGAAGAAATTATCGAATCTGCAAAAATAGATGGTGCAAGTATCTTACGGATCTTTTTCAAGATTATGTTGCCGATGTCGAAACCAGCGGTTGCAACAGTAGGTGTTCTTTCCTTTATTTCTAGTTGGAATGATTATATCTGGCCGTTGATGGTTTTAACCGATTCGTCAAAATTTTCAATGCAGGTGGCAATTACAACCATTAATACAACTCAACCAGTTTATATCAATCAAGTAATGGCTGTTTTGACAATTTCTACAATTCCACTTATTCTAGTATATATCGTAGCACAAAAATATATTATTCAAGGTCTAGGTGGATCTGGTACAGGTATTAAGTAG